The stretch of DNA ACTGTCACATGGTGAGCTGACTGCGTTGCTCTCGGTCTGCTGAAAGAAAGATAGAGTCGCACCCGAACCCGCCGGAAGGCGCGTTCGGCCTTTTTCAGGCGTGTTTTTCAAGGAGGGGTTCGCCTGCGGCGAACCCGACGATGAAAAAGGTGCGCTTTAGAAGTAGTTGATCGACTCGGGCAGTTCGAGTTTCATGCCCTTGCGCTCGCGGATTTCGCGGATGGTCTCTGGCTGGAGGTTGTCAGCCATGTCCTGGAAGCCTGCGTTCTCCGTGTTCCAGGAGGCGCGGCCTTCCGTCGCGGAGCGGAGGTCGGATGCGAATCCAATCATCTCCTGCACTGGGGCAACGCCTTCGACAACCATGACGTCGCCGTCCTGGTACATGTCGTCGACGCGGCCACGGCGACCCTGAATCTCGCCGGAGGCGGCACCCATGTGCTCGGTCGGCACGTCGATGCGGACGTTCTGGATCGGTTCGAGCAGCGAGATCTCACCAGCGATGAGCGAGCGGTGGATGGCGTCGCGGGTTGCCGGGATGACCTGTGCTGGACCGCGGTGGATGGCGTCCTCGTGGAGCTTTGCGTCTTCGAGGCGGAACAGTGCGCCTGCGACTGGCTCCTTTGCGAGTGGGCCGTCGTCGAGGGCCTCTTCGAGACCTTCGATGACGAGTTCCATCGTCTCGTTCAGGTGCTGGATACCCTTCGTGTCGTCGATGAGGATGTTCGTCCCGTAGATGTGTTCGACGTTCTGGGCGGTGTCCTTGTCCATGCCGGCTTCCATGAGCGCCTCGCGGCGTTCGAGTTCTGGCATGTCCATCGTCGCTTCACCGAGCTTCAGCAGCTCCACGATCTCTTCCGAGAGTGGCTCTACGCGGACGTAGAAGCGGTTGTGGCGGTTTGGCGAGATGCCTTCGACCGTCTGGGAGGCCTTGCGCGGCTTCTCACGGTAGACAACGATAGGCTCACCAGTCGTGACAGGGATTCCCTGGTTGCGTTCGATACGCTGGGTGATGACTTCGAGGTGAAGTTCACCCTGCCCACTGATGAGGTGCTCGCCGGTGTCCTCGTTAATCGTAATCTGGATGGTGGGGTCTTCTTTGGAGACCTGGCGAAGCGTCGCGATGAGCTTTGGCAGGTCGTCCATGCTCTTTGCCTCGACGGACTTCGTGATGACGGGTTCGCTGATGTGCTCGATGGACTCGAACGGCGTCATCTCCACGGAGGAGACGGTGGAGCCAGCGATGGCGTCGCGAAGGCCCGTCACGGCTGCGATGTTACCTGCAGGGACGCGCTCGACTTCCTCGCGTTCGCCACCCATGTAGAGGCCGACAGACTGGATGCGGTTTTTGCCCGCAGTCCCGGAGACGTAGAGTTCCTGACCGCGCTCGATGGTCCCGGAGAACAGGCGACCGGATGCGACTTCGCCTGCGTGTGGGTCCATGGCGATGTCCGTGACCATGAAGACGACTTCGCCGTCGTCGTCGACGTCACGCATCTGAATCGCGATTTCGCTCTCTGGGTCACCACGCCAGACGGTCGGGATACGACGTGGCTGCGCTTCGATTGGGTTCGGGAAGTGCTCTGCGACCATGTCCAGCACGACGTCCGAGAGCGGCGAGAGCTCTTTGAGCTCTTCCGTGTTGTCGTTCTGGTTGTAGTCGATGATGTCACCGAAGTCGATGCCGGTCTCCTGCATGGATGGGAGGCTGACTGCCCAGTTGTAGAGGGCAGAACCGAAGGCGACAGTCCCGCTCTCGACGGAGACCTTCCAGCCGTCTTCCTCGTATTTCTCCTCTGCCATGCCGCGGATGAGTTCGTTGACCTCGCGGATGACCTTCTGGAGACGCTGTTGCATCTCCTGTGGGCCTTCCTGCAGCTCGTTGATGAGGCGGTCGACCTTGTTGATGAACAGTGCTGGCTTGACACCCTCGCGGAGTGCCTGGCGGACAACCGTCTCAGTCTGGGGCATCGTGCCTTCGACTGCGTCAACCACGATGAGCGCACCGTCGACTGCGCGCATCGCACGCGTCACGTCGCCACCGAAGTCGACGTGGCCGGGCGTGTCGATGAGGTTGATGAGGTGGTTTTTACCGTCCCATTCGTGGGTCATCGACACGTTTGCCGCGTCGATGGTGATGCCACGTTCCTGCTCGTCCTCCTCGGTGTCCATCGCAAGCTGGTGGCCTGCAAGGTCCTTGGAGATCATACCTGCCCCCGCGAGCAGGTTGTCGGTCAGGGTTGTTTTACCGTGGTCGATGTGCGCCGCGATGGCCATGTTCCGGATGTGCTCCGGCTTGTCCATCAGGCGTTCACATTCCTGGACAATCTTCTTTCGTCGGCCCATATGGGCTAACCTTCCGGCAGGAGGTTCAAAAGGATAGTGTTTCGTGCGAGCCAGCGCTGACACATCAATTCTGCCGAATATCCTGGCGAAACCCGCTCAGGAGGTGTTTTCTCTCTAAACCACACCTCTGCCTTTATTCAGCTCCCAAACCGAGAAAACGAGGCGTACGTCGCTCGAAATCGCCGCAAACCGTCTCTGCCACCTGTATGTCAACAATCCCCACAAAATACTTCTCTCACCCTGCCGTTTGGTATGTATACACATGGATGTCCGTGTGCCAGCAGGCGTGTCCCAAGACCCGTTTCTCGGGGCACAGTACCTCTTTGAGACCGAATACGACCTCGACTGGCCAGTCATCGTCACGGTTCGCGACAACCCCGACGAGCGCACGTGGACGGCACACTACGTCGAACACCACTTGCTCAACATTTCGAGACAGGCCGCATCGAGCGCGATGGCCCGCGAGCTCGTGCTCCACGAGTACGCGCACATGTACCGCTACGAGCAGGGCCACCCCTCCCACCTCCAATCGACCGCAGAAGCGCTCGTCCTCGCGTTCACCGGGCGACAGGTCGAGCAGCGAAAGCTCACCCACTGCTATCAGATTGCGAATCACATGAAGGACATCTACGCCGACGATATCACTCTCGACGTGTACCCGGCGACGAAACTCCTCGCGTTCTTAGAAGCCAGCCTCGCAACCGCCGTCGCAAACCGGCCTATCGACCGGCCCGGAGCCGTCCGCCACACCCCGGCCGCAGACCCGGATATCACCGCCGTAAACGCCGCGTTCGCACTCGGCCTCGCCGAGCGCCACGACCTCATCGAACCAGACCACCGCCTCTACGAACTCGCCGCCATCGCGGCCGCAGACGCACCGAACGTCAATTTAGATTCGTTCAAGCGCCGATTCCGCACGCTCTCACGCGACACGAATACGAGCGAGTATCGCAAGGCGCTCGTGGATATCACGAGAAAATATGCCATGCACACCGGCGGTGCGGGCGACGCGGCAGCCGACTGAGCCTACGCCAGCCCGACGGTCTGCAAGGCGACGTCGAGTAACGACCCATCAGACCCATCGCTGTCGGTGGTGTTCGTCGTATTGTCGTCGAGCACCGTCCCCGTGGTATCGGTGGTGTTCTCGACGAGGTCTGTCGTTTCGGTGGTCGTCTCATCGACCGTTTCGACGGTATCGTCAACCGTTTCCTCGGTGGTGTTTGTCGTCTCATCGACTGTCGTAGTCGTCTCTTCGGTTGTACTCTCGACTGTTTCGGCGGTGTCGTCAACGGTCTCCTCGGTGGTGTTGGTGGTGTTTTCGACTGTTTCAGTCGTCTCTTCGACGGTCCCTGACGTGTCAGTGACCGTTTCGTCAACCGTATCGGTAGTATCGTTCACCGTCTCAGTCGTGTCGTTCACCGTCTCATCAACGGTCTCTGAGGTGTCGTTCGTCGCCCCGCCGGTGGTGTCGTCAACGAGGTCTGTTGTGTCGTCTACCGTCTCATCCACGGTATCCGTCGTGTCGTCGGTGGTGTTGTCTACTGTGTCCGTCGCGTCGCCAGTCGTGTCTCCGACGGTGTCGGTGGTGTTGTCCACCGTCTCCGTTGAATCATTGACTGTATCGTCTATCGTGCCGGTCGTGTTGTCCACACCTTCCTCTATCGTCTCGGTTGGATTCTCGATGACGTCGTCCACGGTGTCGGTGGTGTCATCAACAGAGTCTGTGACGTTGTCGGTGGTCTCATCGACCGTATCAACCGGGTTGTCGAGTGTTTCGTTTACGGTGTCGGTGGTGTTGTTCACCACGTCTGGCACGTCCTCCGTCGTGTCGTCCACCGTCTCGGTGGCGTCATCCGTCGTCTCGTCCACCACATCGGTCGTCTCGTTCAGGTCGGGCGTGGGGCTTTCCGAGTTCGAGGAGTTGTTGAGGAGGTCTGGTGGCAGCTCCAAGCCGCCGGGTTCGGGGGCGTCTGCTGCCGCATCGGGGCCGGCTATCAGCTCCATGTTCTGTGAGTCGAGCGAGTCAGCAGACAGGTAGTACGCCTCGACGACGGTCGGGGAGTCTTGATCGAGCGGGATGCACGCGTGCAGCGTGGCGAGCGTGTTCACCAGCTGGTTCTCGCCGTTGGTGTACATGACGAGCGACTGGTTTACCCGACTCTCTTCCATCTCAATTCGCTTCTGGATGGAACTGGCGTTCATGTAGATGGTCACGTCCTTCATCGTCGCCTTCGTCACCGTGACCTTGTTCACGTCAGGTGCTTGTTTCTCTGCGCAGATGAGACCGCCATTCTCGTCTAAGTCGATGGCACCGGTTTCGACGGTGAACGATTCGCGGTCCTCGACTTCTTCGGGGGCCGCGCTCGCCACGTCGGTTGCGAGAAAGCCGACGCCGACACTCGTTACGACGAGCGACGCGGCGACGACTGCCAGAACGCTACGCACTGGCCTCACCGGCGCTTGTGTCGTCGCCTGTTTTGCGCTTGCGTTCCCACGCAACACAGAGATTCCCGCCGATGATGCCGATGAGCATGCCGATGAGGAGGCCACCGAGCGCGCCCATGAGTGAGAGAATCGAGAGCACCACGCCCGCCACGCCGAAGATGGTCGCGTGTTCCGGCATGGCGAGTGCGCCCACGCCCGTAAGGAAAACGAATGTGGCGAACACTAGCCCGATGATGGTGAACGTCCCACCGATGAAGATGAGTTCGCCCGCGAACTGCAGCGGGACGTAGCCGATGATGAGGCCGGCGAGGAGGAGCAACACGCCACCGAGGAACGGTCGCTTCACTCGCCACGCGGTAAACTGGTTGTGTCGCCGTCTGAGGGGAGCTATTCCCGGAATCATGGTGGTGTTGGTCTGCTCAGACGCCATGGGTCTCATTCTCCGTCGCCGCTGGTTTCGTCGTACTGTCCGTCGCCGTCCGCGTCGTACTGGATGTCGAGTTCCAGCCCGGGCAGACTGATGGTGTTGGTCGCCAGATAGTGGGTGTTAATCTTGGCGTTTTTCAGCACCTGGGCAGGGCCGTCGCTGTCGATGCTGACCGTCCGTCCCTCGATGTCTTCGGTCGCAGATCCCGACTTGATGTCGAACTTTCTGGTCGGATCGTCGGAGTCGTGTTCATCGATGAGCTGGTGGTTGAACGTCGCCTGCTCGGCTTGGATGTTGCTCACCTTGATGATTTGCTGATCTGCTTCGACCGTCTCACTAGAGGTCATCACGATGCGCGCGTTCCCGCTGAGGCCGGGTATCGAATCGACGTCGAGTTCTTTGATGAGTTTCATCCCGTCGATTTCGACCCCTTTCTGCTCGACGACCGCCATGGGGTAGGCCCCTTGCTCGCTTGTGTCGTCGGAGCCGGGGTAGATAACGGCTGAATCGGCTCGAATCTCGTCTGCTTGAATCGTAAACCCGCCGATGCCTGCGAGCGGCGCGGCGTAGGCCGTTCCCGTGGACATTACGAGAACGCCCACGAGCAGGAGGGTTCCGAACGATGCGCTCATTCCTTTCGCCAGGAGTGCTTTTCTGTACATGGGTATCACTGAGGATGACGACGGGTGTGGCGGGGCACGCGTCGAGTGACTATCCCTACTGTTGGGAACCCGCGCGTGACCTGTCGTCACATACCACGTGCAAGGCCAGAACTCCATGTCACAGTTTCCCCGGGATAACCCGGGCTTTTATGATAAATTGTGTGGAATAGAAACTTTACACTTCTACTATTAATTGAAAAACTAGTATTTTACTCGACCTGTCCGGTTTTCATGCACGTACCCTCGGTGCCTATAAACACCCGGGTGCAGACTGCACGACGTTTTTCACACGGTCGGTCGAACTGCGTGCCATGACAGAGACTCGCACGCTCGCCGTCGATATCACCGGCGAACAGGTAGAAGCCGCCGTTGCCGGTGGCCTGTTCGGCGCGTTTCAAGGCGGACTGCTTCTCCAGCTCTGGAATCCGGATGCCATCCGCGAGATTGGCGCAACCGTGGGGATGGCGTCACTGAACGGTGGCTGGCTGGCGCTGTTTGGCTACGGCGTTTTATTCGGTGTTCCCTTCACCGCGGCTGTCTCCGGGTCGGCTGACACCCTCGTCACCACCTTCACCGCACTCTCGCGTCGCAACGCAGTCCTCGAAAAACTCCTCGACCCACTGTTGAGCCGCTCACCGCTCGGCGCGACGCTGTTCGCGCTCGGGCAGGGCTACGGCATCGTCGTTGGTCTTCTGTTCTGGAGTCTTTTCGTACCCGGCTGGCTCGCCGTCCTCGGGCACTCCACTGCAACCCCTGTTTTCGACCCCGTTGCGCTCTTCAGCTGGGCGACCTACGGCGGCATGATGGGGCTGGTGTACGGACTCATCCGCGACCACTAACGGGCGTTACCGACCGAGAACCCGGTCTACCGCCCGCCGCACCGCGGCCCCGACGAACGCACCACCCACCGATTCGAGGGTGATGAACACCAGTATCGTCAGCAAGATGAGTAGGTGTCCGGTTCCACCCATGTGGTCGTACCACGGACTCACCGGGCCAACGGCGTTCAGCAACACCGATGGCGGCTCGCTGTAGAGGCCAATGAGGCTCCCAATCAGTATGACGACGAGCCCACCCGCAAAGCCCGTGATGGCTCCGACGACAAGCCCGTGTGCAAGGCCGCGAACCCCGCCACCTGCCGCGTAGGCTGCGACGAACCCGGCGAGCACCCCGCCGCCAACGATACCGAGAATGGGAATGATGAGGGCGTTCAGATTGACGAGTACCCCGACCGTTGACGCGCCGACGAGCACCGGTATCGAGAACTCAACGTCGGGAAGCCCATCTCTGGAGACTGGAACGCGAGTGTCTGTCTCTGTCATTCACCTAGGCGACTCTGTAGCTCTCAAAAAGGCTGCTGGCGGGAACACACGGGTGTTTATACGGGCGAACGCCGTCGCTCGCGACGTGTGAAATGTGAGAGAAGGGAACGGTTACCGAGCGGCGGCGGCGACGCGCTCTTTCTCTTCTTTCTGCCCGATCGGGTACGACTGGACGTCGTAGTCTGCTGCGCCCATCAGCTGGGATGCAAGCGCCTCTGCGGCGCTGGTTGGCTTCTTGTAGGAGCCACTGTACGCACCCTGTGCGATGAACTTCAGTGCTTGGTCGACACGGCGCTGTGGCGCAACGTCGACGGCCTGTGGAACCGAGATGCCACCGTACTTGAGACGGACGGTCTCTTCACGGGGCGAGGAGTTCTCGACGGCGCGAACGAGAATCTGGACGGGGTTCTCGTCGGTGCGCTCTGCGATGATGTCGAACGCGTCGCGGACGATGGAACTCGCCTGCTGTTTTTTGCCCGTGTTCTCCTCGGTCTGCATCAGACGGTTGATGAGCCGTTCGACGATGCTGACTTCGCTCTTCTGGAACTGCTTGTTCGCGTGGCGTCCCATCGTGTGGGCGATGGGCGTCACGGTGATGTAGCGTTTGGTGCTCGGGTCCGTGTATTCGATTTCCGACACGTCCCACTTGCCAAACAGCTCAGCGACGGTGCTTGCCTCTTCTGCGTCGACTGGCTGGTCTGGCTCTGGAGCTTCCTCGTCGCTCATCGGACTGGCTTCTCCTTGTTGCCACGGACGAGTTCGATCATGGACACGCCATTGACCTTCTCGACCTTGTAGTTGACACCCGAAAGGTCACCCATTGCGCGACCCTTCGCGCCGCCGATGCCGGCGATGGTGACTTCGTCGTGTTCGTCAATGAACGAGATTGCGCCGTCACCAGGACAGAAGGCGGTGACTTGCTTCCCGTTCTTGATGAGTTGAACACGGACACATTTTCGGATTGCAGAGTTGGGCTGTTTTGCCTCAATGCCCACTTTCTCCAGGACGATACCTCGGGCCTGCGGTGCGCCCTCGAGAGGGTCAGACTTGACGCCGAGCCCTCGGGCGCGCCGCGCGTACTCAGAGTCGGACCATCGGTGTGACTGACGGTCCTTTTTGAGCTTCCGCGCGGCGTACTTGCCGTTCGCCATAGTACGCTTTCGTACCTGATGGAGCTACTTAAGCCTCCCTTTTCGCACCCGCAGACGGGCGCTCTGTGGCGAATGTGGCTCGTGGTATCACGCGCCCGGGGTCGATAAAAAGATTATTACGGTTTTCGCGTCTACATTTGCCTATGTCCACCCCTCCGAACACCGAACCTTCCTCGGGCCAGGAGTTCTTAGAAACTCTGTTTCGGTATTCGTTCGTGTTGAAGCTCATCGGCATCGTCGTTGGCCTGTTTGTCTTTGGCTATCTCATCGATACCTTCGGCGCACCGAACTCCTTTACCGGCATCGTCGTTGGCATGTCTTGGAGCCTCTCTGTCCTCCTTGCGCTCGCCATCGTCATCATAGGTGGCCTTTCGCTGATTCGCCAGGCACTCGAGTAAGTCGCATTTTTCAGGTATCCCACGGTTCACAGACGCACAGAGCGACCGCTGTCGGTCGTCGGTCGCCACAGAAAATCCGCCTCGCGCGTGCGGGTCAGGTTAACTGGATGTCGTCGATGTCGTGGTGGCGCTTTGCAAACAGGCGCGCCGCGTGGATGTTGCGCCCGCCTTTGCCAATCGCCACGCCCACATCTTCCTGTGCCACCTCGGCGTAAGCCACCATGTCGTCGTTCCGACTGATGGTGACGTGATACACCGCGGCGGGTGCGAGCGCGTTCGCGACGAACGCCTCGGGCGTGTCCGCGTTTTCGATAAGTTCGATGTCGCGGCCAAGTTTGTCTTCGACCTCTCGGACGTGCGCCCCGCCGGGGCCTATCGCTTGGCCCATCTCACCCGCGCCGACGAGGATGAGTACGCGGTCGTTTTCCTCATCGACCACGCAGTCGCGGGCGCTCGCGCCGGTCACGTCCTCGAAGAGGGCAATGAACTGGCGCGCTTGGTCCGAGAGGGTGACTTTCATCAGTCTGCCTGCTCCGCACCCCGGTTTATCGACCCCATTCTGAGGTCGACGTCGCCGGTACCGAGTCGAATTGGCTTCCCAACGATGACGTTCTCGGTGACACCGTTCAGGTCGTCAATCTCGCCGTGGATGGCCGCGTCGAGCAGGTGGTTCACCGTCACCTCGAACGCTGCACGGGCGAGCACGGACTCCTTGCTGCCGGAGATGCCGTGACGACCGATGGACTCGATCTCGCCGCGGTTGGTCATGATGTCTGCAACGAGCATCATGTGGCGGATGTTCACGTCGCCAAGCCCCTGTTCTTCGAGCGTGTTCATCGTCTCCTCGATGATTGCCTCACGCGCCGCTTCGATGCCGAGCGTGTGGTGAATCTCGTGGATGTTGTTACACGTCGTCCGGGAGGCGTCGACACCTTCGATGGTGAGCGCCTCACCGAAGGCCGACCCTTCGGTGTAGAGGACGAACTGGTCTTCGCCGTCTAAGTCTTCCTTGCGGATGACGACACGGCGCACGTCTTCGATACCCTTGAAGACGATTTCGCGCAGCTCTTCTACGAGCTGCAGGAGGTCGCGATAGCTTGGTTTCTCTGGACCGAACTCGATGGACGTGCCGTTCTGGACGGTTTTCACGCCGAGTTTGTCCTCGATGATGCCCGCGACGTCCTCTGCGGTCAGGCCCCGCTCTGAGAGCGTGTCCTGATTCAGATTCACCTGCACGAGC from Haladaptatus sp. ZSTT2 encodes:
- a CDS encoding 30S ribosomal protein S12 gives rise to the protein MANGKYAARKLKKDRQSHRWSDSEYARRARGLGVKSDPLEGAPQARGIVLEKVGIEAKQPNSAIRKCVRVQLIKNGKQVTAFCPGDGAISFIDEHDEVTIAGIGGAKGRAMGDLSGVNYKVEKVNGVSMIELVRGNKEKPVR
- a CDS encoding DUF6114 domain-containing protein; the encoded protein is MASEQTNTTMIPGIAPLRRRHNQFTAWRVKRPFLGGVLLLLAGLIIGYVPLQFAGELIFIGGTFTIIGLVFATFVFLTGVGALAMPEHATIFGVAGVVLSILSLMGALGGLLIGMLIGIIGGNLCVAWERKRKTGDDTSAGEASA
- the rpoA2 gene encoding DNA-directed RNA polymerase subunit A'', which codes for MTDYDVPKAIQEQVEATELPKRLKTKLYQTLEERNVTDEQAKEIVMAVENRYIETRVDPLDPVGTVSAQSIGEPGTQMTMNTFHYAGVAEIDVTQGLPRLIELVDARKTPDTPMMTVYLEDEYATDKELAHQVVWNVEATRILALGDISTNVADMLVQVNLNQDTLSERGLTAEDVAGIIEDKLGVKTVQNGTSIEFGPEKPSYRDLLQLVEELREIVFKGIEDVRRVVIRKEDLDGEDQFVLYTEGSAFGEALTIEGVDASRTTCNNIHEIHHTLGIEAAREAIIEETMNTLEEQGLGDVNIRHMMLVADIMTNRGEIESIGRHGISGSKESVLARAAFEVTVNHLLDAAIHGEIDDLNGVTENVIVGKPIRLGTGDVDLRMGSINRGAEQAD
- a CDS encoding DUF6230 family protein, with the protein product MSASFGTLLLVGVLVMSTGTAYAAPLAGIGGFTIQADEIRADSAVIYPGSDDTSEQGAYPMAVVEQKGVEIDGMKLIKELDVDSIPGLSGNARIVMTSSETVEADQQIIKVSNIQAEQATFNHQLIDEHDSDDPTRKFDIKSGSATEDIEGRTVSIDSDGPAQVLKNAKINTHYLATNTISLPGLELDIQYDADGDGQYDETSGDGE
- a CDS encoding 30S ribosomal protein S7; protein product: MSDEEAPEPDQPVDAEEASTVAELFGKWDVSEIEYTDPSTKRYITVTPIAHTMGRHANKQFQKSEVSIVERLINRLMQTEENTGKKQQASSIVRDAFDIIAERTDENPVQILVRAVENSSPREETVRLKYGGISVPQAVDVAPQRRVDQALKFIAQGAYSGSYKKPTSAAEALASQLMGAADYDVQSYPIGQKEEKERVAAAAR
- a CDS encoding NusA-like transcription termination signal-binding factor: MKVTLSDQARQFIALFEDVTGASARDCVVDEENDRVLILVGAGEMGQAIGPGGAHVREVEDKLGRDIELIENADTPEAFVANALAPAAVYHVTISRNDDMVAYAEVAQEDVGVAIGKGGRNIHAARLFAKRHHDIDDIQLT
- a CDS encoding DUF5781 family protein, whose protein sequence is MDVRVPAGVSQDPFLGAQYLFETEYDLDWPVIVTVRDNPDERTWTAHYVEHHLLNISRQAASSAMARELVLHEYAHMYRYEQGHPSHLQSTAEALVLAFTGRQVEQRKLTHCYQIANHMKDIYADDITLDVYPATKLLAFLEASLATAVANRPIDRPGAVRHTPAADPDITAVNAAFALGLAERHDLIEPDHRLYELAAIAAADAPNVNLDSFKRRFRTLSRDTNTSEYRKALVDITRKYAMHTGGAGDAAAD
- a CDS encoding elongation factor EF-2 yields the protein MGRRKKIVQECERLMDKPEHIRNMAIAAHIDHGKTTLTDNLLAGAGMISKDLAGHQLAMDTEEDEQERGITIDAANVSMTHEWDGKNHLINLIDTPGHVDFGGDVTRAMRAVDGALIVVDAVEGTMPQTETVVRQALREGVKPALFINKVDRLINELQEGPQEMQQRLQKVIREVNELIRGMAEEKYEEDGWKVSVESGTVAFGSALYNWAVSLPSMQETGIDFGDIIDYNQNDNTEELKELSPLSDVVLDMVAEHFPNPIEAQPRRIPTVWRGDPESEIAIQMRDVDDDGEVVFMVTDIAMDPHAGEVASGRLFSGTIERGQELYVSGTAGKNRIQSVGLYMGGEREEVERVPAGNIAAVTGLRDAIAGSTVSSVEMTPFESIEHISEPVITKSVEAKSMDDLPKLIATLRQVSKEDPTIQITINEDTGEHLISGQGELHLEVITQRIERNQGIPVTTGEPIVVYREKPRKASQTVEGISPNRHNRFYVRVEPLSEEIVELLKLGEATMDMPELERREALMEAGMDKDTAQNVEHIYGTNILIDDTKGIQHLNETMELVIEGLEEALDDGPLAKEPVAGALFRLEDAKLHEDAIHRGPAQVIPATRDAIHRSLIAGEISLLEPIQNVRIDVPTEHMGAASGEIQGRRGRVDDMYQDGDVMVVEGVAPVQEMIGFASDLRSATEGRASWNTENAGFQDMADNLQPETIREIRERKGMKLELPESINYF